The genome window ATTTGCAGGATTCACACCTGTACAGGCAAAACTCAGCCTTTAATGTAGTTGCCATCGAGCAAGTGCTAAGGTTTTGCATCAAGCCCTttctggggatggggggggtcaCAGCTACAGCCCCCATCTTGGCACAGCTCTATTTTAAGCCCTCATCTTGCTTGACCCAGCGCTGGGTGAGAGCCATCGTGTGCTCCTTGGTGCATTTTCAGCTACAGGACCCCTCCCCATCCGTGACTGGAGCCGGTCTGAGCTGATCCCCTTACGCTCGGCATGTACCATCCTGCCTCGCTGGGAGAGGGCAGTCCTCTTCGCTAGGGCAAGACACGGTGCTTTATGGGCGGCTGCAGGACAGATTTTGGGGAGGCTGTCCAGACTCTGGGTGTTTCCCAAGAGCCAGGCCAGGTCCTCTGACCCTCCCAGTAGTTTTGTTCTGCTCCAGCACTGGTCTGGGCCCGAGGGTGGAGGTGGACTTGCTCTGCGGGTAGGGAAGCAGCACTGACTGTTGTTTTCTTTCGAAGTTACCAAATGGAAAAACATAATCCAGATTGATGTGGACACGGAAGGCAACTACACAGTGGGACCCAGCCAGGCTCCTGCACCCAGCACAAGGGAGACCTTCTACGTGGGAGGGCTGCCAGGTGAGTTGGGAAAGACACGCTCTGGAACGAAATACCCCAAAGCCAAGAGATACTATTCCTGGTGCAAGTAAGAGGTACTTAACCCCCTGTCCTGTTATTAGCCAGACtaatgcttgcttttatttgttccttCTGCAGAGACAGACAAGGCCAGCACAGCGTCACCGTTACCTCCCCTCCCTCATTACGTGGGCTGTATAAGGAACCTGGTGATTAACCGGAGCCACGTGGACCTGCCGCGGGCCAGGACTGTCAGGGGCTCCGTTGGCCTCAAGGGTTGCCCTGTGCTGTAAGTAAGTGCACCTCTGTGTACAGCCTGACCGACAGAAAGCTGCACTGCTCCCGGGGCCCCAGACGTCACCTACTCGATAACATTAACTGTGGTCAAACATACTTGATCTCCAGTGACTGCAGGCGCAAGTCTGGGGCCAAAACCAGAGAGGGGCCACGAATCCAAGGGGAAGGAGGGCACGGGAGgaaggtggggagaagggggcgCTTTGGGGACATCTTTCACAAATACAACCAAAAAGTTGGAGCAGGATGTGGAGACAGGTCGGAGTCCTTCCCCGGTGGTCAAGCATCTGCAACAGGACTCAATGCTGCCACGTGCCTTGTGGTAAGAGCAGCTGTCCTCTGTGGAGCGTGGGCTGAAGCAGACAGCAGCCGTACATCATGTCCTACCTAAATCCTGTTCCCTTTACCCCACACTTACAATGCACATAGATTTAGTTCACGAACACCGAGGCTATTAATAACAGTCACAGACTGTCTTCTGCTAAAGGCTGTAGGcagtttctgttttataatAAATGCAATTAGGACAAACTGGATTAATTCCGTCACTTTTGTGTTTTTATAAGCAAGGACGCATTTAACCTCCCCCCAAGGGCAGTCTCAGTTCACCTGCCACTGCTATGCAAAGAGCTCTGCAAGGGGGAACTTGGACAAAATTCTGCTCACAGAATTAGCATCTTAACAGATTAATTTAtaagaatcaaaaaaaaaaagaacaaaataggCTGGGAGAACTGCTGAGGGCAAGCAGAAAGACACAAATACCACTTTGACTCTCTGCAGTTGCATTCAGCGCTGGTAGATACACTGACAAAAGTCCTGTTGCATGAAGCAAGAAACTGTTGCTTGAAAGGGAATAAAGAAAGGTTACCTCTGAGTCTGGCTGGGTGTGGGAGGTGTCACTCAGCCCTCACCCACCCTGCCAGCCCTTGCCTTCTCCTGTCCAGCCTCACTCATGCCTCTTGTAGTGCAGTcttcacttgaaaaaaacctttttctcccAAGACACCTAGTTCACTTGTGCACTTACACGtcatttatatatttgtgtgtatatatatatctagcCACTTGGGGACAAAATCTTGCTTCTGAAATGGACTTATAACTTATATCATtatattgtgggtttttttatgaggGGTAAATATTGTAAAATGGGTTTTTAACATGTCCATCTTAAACAAATGTAATTATGACCTGTTTTTAAGTTGTAGTATTAAAGGTGGTCTTTGTAAATCACTGGTACATACTTTGGAGTCGAATAAAGTTTTATGTTAACTCTCTTTCACTTTACTGGTGAAGAGCAAGTATGAGGCTGACATAGAACTGGAAGAGGACTAAATCCCCACCTCGGGAAGTGGCACAATAGGGACCTTAGAGCTGTATTTGCCATAAGCAGCTCCCTCCTAGtacagcagctgcagtggtAGCACTTGGGTGTTCACGATGGTGAACCTCCTCGTGTTCAAAGGTGAAGTCCTGCACCCAGGACAGGACAACCCTTGCAGCAGTACGTGTGGGACAACGACTGGGTGAGCTGGCAGCCCTGCAGATCGCAACCTGGTGGGCCCAAAACGGGACGGCAGTCAGCAGTGTGTCCTTGAGATGCTCGCTACTCCTATAATCATGGGCTCAACCCTTTTATCAcaaggaaatcagaaaaattaGTCTAGCCTGATATCAAAAGCATCAAAACTGAACAGTAAGCAACTCCACTGAGCACAAAGAGCAAGTACTGCTTAAGTGCCTGTTAAATAGACTGAGAAAGAACAGTATGGCAGATAAAGAAAATTCCTTTATTTGTAGATTTATATAAGCATAATATGAAGTTAGTAATCCTACTGCAGTTGCTTAAGTTAGTATCTAGGAATATCTGTAAGGAAGAGCAAATAACTTAATCTAAACTCATATCTTCCTCTTCGTCTTTCTTGTCCTTAGAGTCTCCTTCCTTTTGGTCTGACTTGACACTGTTCTGCATTGCTTTGGCAAATGCTTCTACATCTAGAAGTTAAACACATTAGTTATTTAACTTTGCTCTTTCTGGGATGGAGTTCATTGTCCACATGAGGTTAAGCTGCATTACTTGGAAAATAAACAGTTGCTTTAGTAAGAATGTGTTTGTtagcaaggaagaaaattttaacaCTCCTTTATAACACCCATTGGGATCTCCCTGACACAGCTagctttttctgctctttaacTCTGTGTGCAGGCAGCCTAAGACCAGAATTACTTCAGTCATGGAATGGATGCTAAAAGCTCATCAGGGAAAACAGATACCCCCCTCCCCGCAGTGCTACAAGCCACAGCTGTGCACTTAGTTAGTTATTTGAAATGATTCTTTAAAGACCCACAAAAAAGGCATTCCTGAACAAGGACACTATGACATCTCCAGAGCCTTTGGCATCTCTAGCAAGAAACAATGCCAAGGCTGCTCAGCACATCTCTTTGCAGAACCCCGACTTCTCTAAATGCACATATGACATCACGCTGTGTCTGCTGGACAACACCTGAGGCAGTCGCcttttcattgtaaaaaagAACAGTGCAAGAATCAGCTACGGACAGTTACTCAGCAGCTAATCATTACATTCCATATTCAAtggcacacaaaaaaaacccccaaaaacaacccaacaaacCACTTCATCGTTTTCCCAACAGCACCAATACTTACCTCCTTTATTTGCTGCATCTACTGCCTCTGCGGGTAAGCCAAACTGACTCATTAGTGGGCCAAGCTGTCCTGAAGCTAAGGCAGCACTGAACATGCTCAATGCCTGTGAATCGGAGTCAACAGcgtcaaaaaaaaaccacgttTGCATCACGTTTCTCCAGCATCAGGTGGCGACTGTGCAATACCCATGTGAGGAGGTTCCGGCATGGTGACTGTACGGCCAGCCTGGGAGCAGCCGCTCTCCTGTATCAACTACTGCGCTGTGGGCTGGCTTCAAAATGGTCTGCTCTTAACCAGCTAGATGCCAGTAAGCAGAAACTGTAAGCCTGCTAGACTGAGCAACACACCAAACCACAGCGACATAACCTCCAGGTGGTTTACTGCATGGACAACAACTTAAACTTTTATCTAGATGCAGATACTCTTATCAAATCACCAATTAAAAACACCCCTCGCTTCCGAGTCTTGCCTGCACAAAAGAGCTGCTGTAGTTTAAACTAAAACCAGTCATCTTAGCCACTGAAATTTTGCAAATTGACAAATTTCAATCAGTGTAACTAGTTCAAATTGGCCTGTAACACTCCAGCTTTAATCACCCACAGACACTCCTGGAATTAAGTACTAGTGTTTCAAGAGGAACAAGGGATGTAGTGCTGTCAACATCAGCATCTGTTCTCTTCCCTTCCATATGTTTAGTCACTTGATCTTTAAGGAGACTGCTGACAAGCCACTCTGACGGGGAATAACAAATTTGCTACTACTCCTGTCATTTGCCAGAGTGTATTTGTAATAGAGAGAAAGGTAAAGCCcaattccaaaagaaaaaaaaaaaaaaaaagtaaaccacaTTCCGATCTGCCCTCAGGTGACTGCAGGAAGGAAGAACTAGTGTTCCATTAAACCAtgttcctcctccttcccacttcTACTAAGCAACTTCCTACTCTGAACAGTGTCAGGAACCTGAAAAAGCAGGGCAAGGCAAATCATGCCAcatgggggaggagggaaggagaactGCACTTCCCGTGACAGCTGGGCATCTACCTGCTGAAACTGAGGAGACGTCAGGGTATTCTGAATCTCTTCTGCAGTCTGCGGCAGAGATTCCCCTGAGGGAAGGTAAGGCATCAACCGTTCTTGAACTTCAGCGTTGGCCAGGATGGGAGCCATTATCTCGGGTGTCAGAACAGTTGCCAGGTcaactaggaagaaaataaaggattgGCTGTTAGACTATGCGCAAAACCCCATGTTTTTGTCACCTAAACCAAATGATCTAGTCCGAGGAGTACTGAAATGTAGTTAGCACACTGCTAGcatcctttctccctccctcagtTTTGGAGTGAGAATAAGACTCTTGAAGCAGCCAAGAACcgcattcaaatgaaaaaaagaagccccccccccaaaatctaaGAGAGCTTTCAAACCAATTTGGAACAGGATAGGACAGTAAAACAGCTCCAAAGGACTCCTGGATCCAACAGCTGTCTGGTCAGAACACCGTTACCTTGCTGCCCTCCTGCTCCAGATGGCACATTCATAGTAGCTAAAATGTTCTGAAGGTCACTCAATTGAATGGGCTGGGTTGGGCTTGTGGCTGAGCTGGTTCCATTACCCGAACTTGGTACGGGGCTCGGACTGGTCACAGACGCAGCCGCAGGAACGGACGGGGCAGGCGTTACACGTGTAGAAGAAGTTGTGGAAGATGGCGTCACAGCAGCTGATTGGCTGCGAGAGCTGGAGAAGATAATTAGTATAATTAATTCCCTGCAAAAACAGCTTTGCCTCTTGTATTCTGAAAAGCTTCTTTTCAAGCCCTTACAAGATGAAGAGCTCCCACCTCATTTTAGAGAGATAATAAGCAGTCTTAATTCCCATCATATTTCCTGTTCAGTAGGCCACGATTCCTCCCACGGAGGTGGCAACTTTACGTTACAAAACCAtgacaaacccaaaccagacaGGCGTCCTACCTCGAAGATGAACTGCTGGTCGGTGGTCCCCCACTTCCAAGCAGACTGGCCAGCCCAGGACCCGTCAGTGCACCCAGCCCACCTTCCGTAAACATAAAAGAAGAACAGGTTTAGAGATttatttcttcaggttttttgcaCCTCTCTGCTCTAGAGAGGTCACTCTTGTACCTGAAAGGttttatttgctaaaataaagGAGG of Aquila chrysaetos chrysaetos chromosome 3, bAquChr1.4, whole genome shotgun sequence contains these proteins:
- the ADRM1 gene encoding proteasomal ubiquitin receptor ADRM1 isoform X1 is translated as MSSGALFPSLVPGSRGSSSKYLVEFRAGKMSLKGSTVTPDKRKGLVYIQQTDDSLIHFCWKDRTSGNVEDDLIIFPDDCEFKRVPQCTTGRVYVLKFKAGSKRLFFWMQEPKTDKDEEHCRKVNEYLNNPPMPGALGGNASGGHELSALGGEGGLQSLLGNMSHNQLMQLIGPTGLGGLGGLGALTGPGLASLLGSGGPPTSSSSSSSRSQSAAVTPSSTTSSTRVTPAPSVPAAASVTSPSPVPSSGNGTSSATSPTQPIQLSDLQNILATMNVPSGAGGQQVDLATVLTPEIMAPILANAEVQERLMPYLPSGESLPQTAEEIQNTLTSPQFQQALSMFSAALASGQLGPLMSQFGLPAEAVDAANKGDVEAFAKAMQNSVKSDQKEGDSKDKKDEEEDMSLD
- the ADRM1 gene encoding proteasomal ubiquitin receptor ADRM1 isoform X2 — its product is MSSGALFPSLVPGSRGSSSKYLVEFRAGKMSLKGSTVTPDKRKGLVYIQQTDDSLIHFCWKDRTSGNVEDDLIIFPDDCEFKRVPQCTTGRVYVLKFKAGSKRLFFWMQEPKTDKDEEHCRKVNEYLNNPPMPGALGGNASGGHELSALGGGLGALTGPGLASLLGSGGPPTSSSSSSSRSQSAAVTPSSTTSSTRVTPAPSVPAAASVTSPSPVPSSGNGTSSATSPTQPIQLSDLQNILATMNVPSGAGGQQVDLATVLTPEIMAPILANAEVQERLMPYLPSGESLPQTAEEIQNTLTSPQFQQALSMFSAALASGQLGPLMSQFGLPAEAVDAANKGDVEAFAKAMQNSVKSDQKEGDSKDKKDEEEDMSLD